The following coding sequences are from one Nonlabens arenilitoris window:
- a CDS encoding DUF4251 domain-containing protein, with amino-acid sequence MKNVSFAILVILTIISCKSNLNTVETAQKQKQLNEIANKVRQDDYKIVMSAAYPLATNAVTNVLNGVLIPNGDTANRIDLTDRDDYIELGDRSVLGSLSYYGERRISSGYGNQDTGINYKGIPVNYSQKIDFKKGLVRIEYQINNQAESFDITIEVFANRKANVHVSSTHRSNIRYTGMMEQIKELPL; translated from the coding sequence ATGAAAAATGTATCTTTTGCTATCCTAGTTATATTAACGATCATAAGTTGTAAGTCTAACCTTAATACTGTTGAAACCGCTCAAAAACAAAAACAACTCAATGAAATCGCAAATAAGGTACGACAAGATGATTATAAGATAGTGATGAGCGCAGCATATCCATTAGCTACAAATGCTGTTACTAATGTACTCAATGGTGTTTTAATTCCTAATGGTGATACCGCAAATCGAATCGATTTAACTGATAGAGATGATTATATCGAGCTAGGGGACAGGTCTGTATTAGGTAGTTTGTCTTACTATGGTGAACGACGTATATCTTCAGGTTATGGTAATCAAGACACTGGAATTAATTATAAAGGTATACCAGTTAATTATTCACAAAAAATCGATTTTAAGAAAGGATTGGTGCGCATTGAATATCAAATTAATAATCAGGCAGAATCTTTTGACATCACCATAGAGGTTTTTGCAAATAGAAAGGCTAATGTACATGTGAGTAGTACGCACCGCTCAAACATACGATATACAGGAATGATGGAACAAATTAAAGAATTACCATTATAA
- a CDS encoding SDR family NAD(P)-dependent oxidoreductase — translation MKHILITGSTDGIGKLTALKLAKEGNAVYIHGRSEAKVNDTISAIKTASKNDNVKGFVADFSDLNAVKQMAEQIKNEVPSIDVLINNAGVLKTPSAKTKEGLDIRMAVNYLAPYILTENIISVLEKGSAPRIVNLSSAAQSSVKKGILTGDVSISANEAYAQSKLALTMWSFYFAKQHSNVTTIAVNPGSLLNTKMAKEAYGQHWSPAEKGVNILFDLATSDAYKDATGKYFDNDKGSFAMAHPDTTDQEKINILLNLTNEIIRDN, via the coding sequence ATGAAACATATATTAATAACAGGAAGTACAGACGGCATAGGAAAACTAACCGCTTTAAAATTAGCCAAAGAAGGAAACGCAGTTTATATTCACGGTAGAAGTGAAGCTAAAGTAAACGATACAATTAGCGCAATAAAAACCGCTTCAAAAAATGATAATGTAAAAGGATTTGTGGCAGATTTTTCAGATTTAAATGCTGTAAAACAAATGGCAGAACAAATAAAAAATGAAGTACCAAGTATAGATGTTTTAATTAACAATGCAGGAGTTTTAAAAACACCTTCAGCTAAAACAAAAGAAGGTTTAGATATAAGAATGGCTGTAAATTATTTGGCACCTTATATTTTAACAGAAAATATTATTTCGGTTCTAGAAAAAGGGTCAGCACCAAGAATAGTAAATTTAAGTTCTGCAGCACAATCTTCAGTTAAAAAAGGCATTTTAACAGGCGATGTATCTATCAGTGCCAACGAAGCTTACGCGCAAAGCAAACTGGCACTAACCATGTGGAGTTTTTACTTTGCAAAACAACATTCAAATGTTACAACTATAGCGGTAAATCCAGGTTCATTACTAAACACTAAAATGGCTAAAGAAGCCTATGGTCAGCATTGGTCTCCAGCAGAAAAAGGCGTTAATATATTATTTGATTTAGCAACTTCTGATGCATATAAAGACGCTACAGGAAAATATTTTGATAATGATAAGGGAAGTTTTGCCATGGCTCATCCGGATACTACTGATCAAGAGAAAATTAATATCTTATTAAATCTTACTAATGAAATAATTAGAGACAATTAA
- a CDS encoding 2OG-Fe(II) oxygenase, whose amino-acid sequence MKTIEHTNALAEARALEVPSRELSLRRDPSVSKFWNDNRKLLEDAWAEWELKNKDNLLLPDESLLDPKLRKAIEDAWENQEKENAVADLWKEIIPGVYETQFFDLERLADFRQYLEDVVKSKIPKRAPYGIQLNRYGMMLDPRSEGYLATPSFQAFYNDIMDRYMRPISRLLLGTYGYDNQTFGFSIQYNPDKDKDLHAHTDASSATLNINTNLPDEEFTGSIVDFYDKVSGKTVQTKFEPGKAIIHRGNVPHATHPITSGQRSNLVVWLYGDNMEIPRGSTSSYGNSNSDTIKDVALESVTARQRWSLPDGPKDTAAPF is encoded by the coding sequence ATGAAAACAATAGAACATACAAATGCACTTGCAGAAGCTCGTGCTTTAGAAGTACCATCAAGAGAATTATCTTTAAGACGCGATCCATCAGTTTCAAAATTTTGGAATGATAATCGAAAATTATTAGAAGATGCTTGGGCAGAGTGGGAACTAAAAAACAAAGACAATTTATTATTGCCAGACGAATCTTTACTAGATCCAAAGTTACGTAAGGCAATTGAAGATGCTTGGGAAAATCAAGAAAAAGAAAATGCTGTTGCCGATTTATGGAAAGAAATAATTCCAGGCGTTTATGAAACACAGTTTTTTGATTTAGAACGTTTAGCAGATTTTCGTCAGTATTTAGAAGACGTAGTAAAATCAAAAATTCCTAAACGTGCGCCTTACGGTATTCAATTAAACCGTTATGGAATGATGTTAGATCCTAGATCTGAAGGATATTTAGCAACACCAAGCTTTCAGGCATTTTATAATGATATTATGGACCGTTATATGCGCCCGATTTCTCGATTATTATTGGGGACTTACGGTTACGACAATCAAACTTTTGGATTTTCAATACAATACAATCCAGATAAAGACAAGGATTTACACGCGCATACCGATGCTTCGTCAGCAACATTAAATATAAATACTAACTTACCTGATGAAGAATTTACAGGTTCTATAGTCGATTTCTATGATAAAGTTTCTGGTAAAACGGTACAAACTAAGTTTGAGCCAGGAAAAGCCATCATCCATAGAGGTAATGTGCCACACGCAACGCACCCAATTACAAGCGGACAACGCAGTAATTTAGTGGTTTGGCTATATGGCGATAATATGGAAATACCACGTGGTAGTACCAGTAGTTATGGAAATAGTAATAGTGATACCATTAAGGATGTCGCTTTGGAAAGCGTAACCGCTCGCCAACGTTGGAGTTTACCTGATGGTCCTAAAGATACCGCTGCACCGTTTTAA
- a CDS encoding zinc-dependent alcohol dehydrogenase family protein — MKAMLINNYGENGNFEVSEIEKPAVKANHVLVKIAASSVNTIDTMIKNMGTDLPLSPATPALLGMDFSGTVEAVGEGVEGYKVGDEVYGCAGGLADLPGTLTEYIVADSNLVAHKPKDLTMRETAALPLVGITAYEGLTRAGVIAGQKVLVHGGSGGVGHLAVQLAKYFGAEVFATGTGDNQKAIVEKFGVTFIDFKTEKVADYTAKYTDGGFDVVFDTVGGANLTNSIEAVALNGHISTTVSLSELDLTPLHFKGASLHVVFMLIPMLHNFKRDVHGNILERLAEISNEGHLTPIVDENKFSLEEVGDAYTHLQSGKAIGKIVVEN, encoded by the coding sequence ATGAAAGCAATGCTTATAAACAACTACGGAGAAAACGGAAATTTCGAAGTATCAGAAATAGAAAAACCTGCAGTAAAAGCAAATCACGTATTGGTAAAAATAGCAGCATCTAGTGTAAATACTATTGACACTATGATTAAGAATATGGGAACCGATTTACCATTATCGCCAGCTACACCTGCCTTATTAGGTATGGATTTCTCTGGAACAGTAGAAGCTGTTGGAGAAGGAGTAGAGGGATATAAAGTTGGAGATGAAGTATACGGTTGTGCTGGCGGATTAGCCGATTTACCAGGAACCCTAACTGAATATATTGTAGCGGATAGCAACCTTGTAGCGCACAAACCAAAAGACTTAACTATGCGAGAAACTGCAGCTTTACCATTAGTAGGAATTACAGCTTACGAGGGTTTAACAAGAGCAGGCGTAATAGCAGGTCAGAAAGTATTGGTACACGGTGGTTCCGGTGGTGTTGGTCATTTAGCGGTGCAGTTAGCAAAGTATTTTGGAGCAGAAGTTTTTGCTACAGGTACTGGTGATAATCAAAAAGCTATTGTTGAAAAATTTGGCGTAACTTTTATCGATTTTAAAACTGAAAAAGTAGCCGATTATACTGCAAAATATACCGATGGTGGTTTTGATGTGGTTTTTGATACTGTTGGTGGTGCAAACCTGACCAATTCTATTGAAGCGGTTGCCTTAAACGGACACATTTCTACTACGGTGTCGTTATCTGAATTAGATTTAACGCCATTGCACTTTAAAGGAGCATCATTACACGTGGTATTTATGCTAATACCGATGTTGCACAATTTTAAAAGAGATGTACACGGAAATATTTTAGAGCGTTTAGCTGAAATTTCTAACGAAGGACATTTAACGCCAATAGTAGATGAAAACAAGTTTTCGTTAGAAGAAGTTGGTGATGCTTACACACATTTACAAAGCGGAAAAGCTATTGGTAAAATAGTCGTTGAGAACTAA
- a CDS encoding enoyl-CoA hydratase/isomerase family protein: protein MEYKNFQTFTAEQKGEILTVTINFGPVNVQGQEMLADLSSLCLRLERDRSVKVVVFESSNPGYWVCHYDTNLLRDMSTEAVPRNEVQLLDLQAVLERLSNVPQATIAKIEGFARGGGHEMALALDMRFAARGKAKFMQMEVGMGILPCGGGASRMARQTGLGKALEIILGARDWDADEAEKFGTINKALDADEIGPYVDALAERISKFPADSIAASKRAVYASIDLPIMEALKEEAYQLFQATSRTPAIKRFTYADENGAQFDHNNQKNWEQMVMDIQEVN from the coding sequence ATGGAATACAAGAATTTTCAAACATTTACGGCAGAACAAAAAGGAGAAATTTTAACAGTGACTATCAACTTTGGTCCTGTAAACGTACAAGGGCAAGAAATGCTTGCCGATTTAAGCAGTCTATGTTTACGATTAGAGCGCGATAGAAGCGTAAAAGTCGTTGTTTTTGAATCTTCAAATCCAGGATATTGGGTATGTCATTATGATACCAACTTACTTAGGGATATGTCTACAGAAGCGGTACCAAGAAACGAAGTACAGTTATTAGACTTACAAGCTGTATTAGAAAGATTAAGCAACGTACCACAAGCAACTATTGCAAAAATTGAAGGTTTTGCACGTGGTGGCGGTCACGAAATGGCATTGGCACTAGATATGCGTTTTGCAGCAAGAGGTAAAGCCAAATTTATGCAAATGGAAGTAGGTATGGGCATTTTACCATGTGGTGGTGGCGCTTCACGTATGGCAAGACAAACAGGACTTGGAAAAGCACTGGAAATTATCTTAGGAGCTAGAGATTGGGATGCAGACGAAGCTGAAAAGTTCGGAACTATTAACAAAGCATTAGATGCAGATGAAATAGGGCCTTATGTAGATGCTTTGGCAGAGCGCATTTCTAAATTTCCGGCAGACTCTATTGCAGCTAGCAAACGCGCGGTATATGCGTCTATAGACTTGCCAATAATGGAAGCTTTAAAAGAAGAAGCCTACCAATTATTTCAGGCTACAAGTAGAACACCAGCCATAAAAAGATTCACCTATGCCGATGAGAATGGCGCTCAGTTTGACCATAACAACCAAAAGAATTGGGAACAAATGGTGATGGATATTCAAGAAGTAAATTAA
- a CDS encoding AraC family transcriptional regulator, whose amino-acid sequence MARTIIENIVIAQYKSQTFFEFCQYTTIRFFEIVYFEEGSGTIKINGQTVNYTANSIFVFIPDDIYVLNPETETSTVAIKFLKSFFRNTTSQNETLPVNDWFRKIEEILNSESHQLREMQFETALDKTHLISLTNMVAAEYLNKTSHDIFIIQNSLSVILHLIARNIQYLNTSEVKEVKSSKIQQIINYIHSNIYNTEVLTTKRLANEFHMADNYISEYFKKHTDVSLKKYIINYKLKLVETRLKYTDAQDSEIAAELGFTDSSHLNKIFKTYRGISLSAFKANLV is encoded by the coding sequence ATGGCTAGAACGATTATTGAAAACATTGTGATTGCGCAATATAAAAGCCAAACATTTTTTGAGTTTTGTCAGTACACAACCATTCGTTTTTTTGAAATCGTCTATTTCGAAGAAGGTTCAGGAACCATAAAAATTAATGGACAAACAGTAAATTATACAGCCAATAGTATTTTTGTGTTTATCCCAGATGATATTTATGTCCTAAATCCAGAAACAGAAACTTCTACGGTAGCCATTAAGTTTTTAAAAAGTTTTTTTAGAAATACAACGTCGCAAAATGAAACATTACCTGTTAACGATTGGTTTCGTAAAATCGAAGAAATCTTGAACAGTGAAAGCCATCAACTGCGAGAAATGCAGTTTGAAACGGCTTTGGATAAAACGCATCTTATATCGCTCACAAATATGGTTGCTGCCGAGTATTTAAATAAAACATCCCACGATATTTTTATCATTCAAAATTCATTGTCCGTAATTCTGCATTTAATTGCACGTAATATTCAATATTTAAATACTTCTGAAGTAAAGGAAGTTAAGTCCTCCAAAATTCAGCAAATCATTAATTACATTCATTCCAACATTTATAATACTGAAGTGTTAACGACTAAACGTTTGGCCAATGAGTTTCATATGGCCGATAATTATATCAGTGAGTACTTCAAAAAACACACGGATGTGTCATTAAAAAAGTACATTATCAATTACAAATTAAAATTGGTAGAGACTCGATTAAAGTATACCGATGCACAAGATTCCGAAATTGCAGCAGAGCTCGGTTTTACAGATTCTAGCCACTTAAACAAGATCTTTAAAACCTATCGTGGCATTAGTCTAAGTGCATTTAAGGCCAATCTAGTCTAA
- a CDS encoding DUF4437 domain-containing protein codes for MRKSCFFLLVFVIVTYVKAQTPTTDDIKSINEVVTADNVVWGWLNPLRGDKSPAAGKLWGDRTKNEPAGFLVKFNKGFSSPPHIHNITYRGVVINGLLHNDDENAEKQWLPAGSYWQQPAGEAHITAADGEENMAFLDIQEGPYLVQPTSEAFDNGEQPINVDESNLVWLNANDIEWVSEKSDVETAFLWGSHEKNQLRATLIKLPAGFKGKIKNLSTNFRAVVISGEVTHQFSRKDDETILEPGSYFGAKEKATSIISAEKETVIYIRSNGNYKVTSK; via the coding sequence ATGAGAAAAAGTTGTTTTTTTCTGTTAGTATTTGTGATAGTAACATATGTTAAAGCACAAACGCCAACAACAGACGATATTAAATCTATAAACGAAGTAGTCACAGCAGATAACGTTGTATGGGGTTGGCTAAATCCGTTACGAGGTGATAAAAGTCCTGCAGCTGGAAAATTATGGGGAGACAGAACTAAAAATGAACCAGCAGGTTTTCTAGTGAAATTCAATAAAGGGTTTTCCTCGCCACCACACATTCACAACATTACGTATCGTGGTGTGGTCATTAATGGTTTATTGCATAATGATGATGAAAACGCTGAGAAACAATGGTTGCCAGCAGGTTCTTATTGGCAACAACCAGCAGGAGAGGCGCATATTACAGCTGCTGATGGTGAAGAGAATATGGCTTTTTTAGATATTCAAGAAGGACCATACTTAGTACAACCTACATCAGAAGCTTTTGATAATGGTGAACAACCTATTAATGTTGATGAATCCAATCTGGTTTGGTTAAATGCTAACGATATTGAATGGGTTTCAGAAAAAAGTGATGTAGAAACCGCTTTTTTATGGGGAAGTCATGAAAAAAATCAATTGCGTGCTACTTTAATAAAATTACCAGCTGGTTTTAAGGGAAAGATTAAAAATTTAAGTACAAATTTTAGAGCGGTAGTTATTTCTGGGGAAGTCACTCATCAATTTTCTAGAAAAGATGATGAAACTATATTGGAACCAGGTTCTTATTTTGGTGCAAAAGAAAAGGCAACGTCAATCATTTCAGCAGAAAAAGAAACGGTTATTTATATTAGAAGTAACGGAAACTACAAAGTGACTTCAAAATAA
- the nfsB gene encoding oxygen-insensitive NAD(P)H nitroreductase, translated as MNLKEILNWRYTTKEYDKTKKISESDMVEVKNLLRMSPSSVNLQPWHFIIAETEEGKARMAKGTQGFFHFNEPKVSNASAVVLFCVKTDADDEYYQHIADTEDKNGRFPNEDIKNGFLGAVKTFAGIHKYDLKDQQHWMEKQVYLNIGSFLLGVASLGIDATPMEGIDVKALDEEFGLREKGFTALVAVSIGYRAESDFNTTDKTPKARLPESEIFTVL; from the coding sequence ATGAATTTAAAAGAAATATTAAACTGGAGATACACCACAAAGGAATACGATAAAACCAAGAAAATATCTGAATCAGATATGGTAGAGGTTAAGAACTTGTTAAGGATGAGTCCATCAAGTGTAAATCTTCAACCTTGGCATTTTATAATTGCTGAAACTGAAGAAGGTAAAGCACGTATGGCAAAGGGTACACAAGGTTTCTTTCATTTTAATGAGCCTAAAGTATCCAATGCTTCAGCAGTTGTTTTATTTTGTGTAAAAACAGATGCAGATGATGAGTATTACCAGCATATTGCAGACACAGAAGATAAAAATGGAAGGTTTCCAAATGAGGACATAAAAAACGGATTTCTAGGAGCTGTTAAAACCTTTGCAGGTATTCATAAGTACGATTTAAAAGATCAACAACACTGGATGGAAAAACAAGTTTACCTTAACATCGGTAGTTTTTTATTAGGTGTTGCAAGCTTAGGAATAGACGCTACACCCATGGAAGGTATTGATGTAAAAGCATTAGATGAAGAATTTGGGTTAAGAGAGAAAGGATTTACCGCTTTAGTAGCTGTTTCTATAGGCTATAGAGCCGAATCTGATTTCAATACCACAGATAAAACTCCTAAGGCTAGATTACCAGAAAGTGAAATTTTTACGGTGCTTTAA
- a CDS encoding thiamine phosphate synthase has translation MIPKLHYISQAATTALHLENIQKACSSGAELIQLDLEHILENERITLATEVLKITSHFQTRLIIRSYYKIAIELKLDGVYLLPTDSSPTHVREQLHSWQSIGAAAHHLQDCEDLINSGVDYIALGPFKNSTNDSIKALDLTAYSVIIETLKTETPLLAYGDITAADVNSLLHTGISGLVVSQAIQQDFNSIKTFNQLLGASSTGEMRHTF, from the coding sequence ATGATACCTAAACTTCATTACATATCACAAGCTGCAACCACCGCACTTCACCTAGAAAACATTCAAAAAGCTTGTAGTTCAGGAGCCGAATTAATACAACTGGATCTCGAGCACATTTTGGAAAATGAACGAATTACACTAGCCACAGAGGTTCTTAAAATCACCTCTCATTTTCAGACTAGACTAATCATCAGGTCCTATTATAAAATTGCTATAGAACTTAAGTTAGATGGTGTCTACCTCTTACCTACTGACTCTAGTCCTACTCATGTACGCGAGCAATTACATAGCTGGCAATCCATTGGTGCCGCAGCACATCATCTGCAAGACTGCGAGGATTTGATAAATAGTGGTGTTGATTATATAGCACTAGGACCATTTAAAAATTCTACAAATGATTCTATCAAAGCTTTAGATCTTACAGCATATTCAGTTATCATAGAAACATTAAAAACAGAGACACCTCTACTCGCTTATGGCGACATTACTGCGGCCGATGTAAATAGTTTGCTACATACAGGTATCTCTGGACTTGTTGTATCACAAGCCATACAACAAGATTTCAATAGCATTAAAACCTTTAATCAACTTCTAGGTGCCTCATCGACAGGTGAAATGCGACATACTTTTTAA